A window of the Pseudomonas fluorescens genome harbors these coding sequences:
- a CDS encoding universal stress protein — MIRSMLYATDLGLYAPLVMQHALAMARTFNADLYVVHAVEPMGLFAESVLQSYLDEQALNEFHSQGLKTVIANIEQRVLDSFREELGDDGEQDLQRIRAVRVLQGDPSQVILDQVQKLSVDLLIVGSHSHGVGAETPLGRTAARLLQLSKVPVYLVPLVERRRREDR; from the coding sequence ATGATTCGTTCGATGCTGTATGCCACTGACCTCGGTCTGTACGCACCGTTAGTGATGCAGCATGCCCTGGCGATGGCGCGAACGTTCAATGCCGATCTGTACGTGGTGCATGCGGTGGAGCCCATGGGGCTGTTTGCCGAATCGGTGTTGCAGAGCTATCTCGACGAACAGGCGTTGAACGAATTTCACAGTCAGGGTCTGAAAACCGTCATCGCCAATATCGAGCAGCGGGTGCTCGACAGTTTTCGCGAAGAGCTGGGGGACGACGGCGAGCAGGACCTGCAGCGGATACGCGCGGTGCGGGTGCTGCAGGGCGATCCGTCACAGGTGATTCTCGATCAGGTGCAGAAACTCTCTGTCGATTTGCTGATCGTAGGAAGTCACAGCCACGGGGTCGGTGCGGAAACACCGTTGGGGCGAACGGCGGCACGGCTGCTGCAATTGTCCAAGGTGCCGGTTTATCTGGTGCCGCTGGTGGAGCGTCGGCGTCGGGAGGATCGCTGA
- a CDS encoding ABC transporter ATP-binding protein, with product MGASILTAKNLSKVVPSAEGELTILHELSLELNKGDSLAIVGASGSGKSTLLGLLAGLDLPSSGEVTLAGQGLSNLDEDQRARIRAEHVGFVFQSFQLLDSLNALENVMLPLELDGRKDARSRATELLQRVGLGQRLTHSPRQLSGGEQQRVAIARAFAAEPDVLFADEPTGNLDSHTGERISDLLFELNKERGTTLVLVTHDERLAHRCRRLIRLEAGLLVAPLEP from the coding sequence ATGGGCGCAAGCATTCTCACCGCGAAGAACCTTAGCAAAGTGGTTCCCAGCGCGGAAGGTGAACTGACCATCCTGCACGAACTCAGCCTGGAACTGAACAAGGGCGATAGCCTGGCCATCGTCGGCGCGTCCGGTTCCGGCAAATCCACCCTGCTGGGTCTGCTCGCCGGCCTTGATCTGCCGAGCAGCGGCGAAGTGACGCTCGCCGGGCAAGGCCTGAGCAATCTCGACGAAGACCAGCGCGCGCGCATTCGTGCCGAACACGTGGGTTTCGTCTTTCAATCGTTCCAGTTGCTCGACAGCCTCAACGCGCTGGAGAACGTCATGCTGCCGCTGGAGCTCGACGGCCGCAAAGACGCCCGCAGCCGCGCCACCGAATTGCTGCAACGGGTCGGCCTCGGCCAGCGCCTGACACACTCGCCGCGCCAGCTCTCCGGCGGTGAACAACAACGCGTGGCGATTGCCCGGGCCTTCGCCGCCGAGCCGGACGTGCTGTTCGCCGACGAACCCACCGGCAACCTCGACAGCCACACCGGCGAGCGCATCAGCGACTTGCTGTTCGAATTGAACAAGGAACGCGGCACCACCCTGGTGCTGGTGACCCACGACGAACGCCTGGCCCATCGGTGCCGGCGTCTGATCCGTCTTGAAGCCGGCCTGTTGGTCGCCCCTCTGGAGCCTTGA
- a CDS encoding PilZ domain-containing protein, whose protein sequence is MGRFIPHPDDVPVELTLLTPECISRQRLHTISLGGIACNYHRAWRHGTALQVRMPTLNADICYPGYVAWCLRRKKGYLVGIAFTDEQTLFSARMGEQVCQIERYCRLNDAHDDLQDIQALALQWVEQHADEFSHDTVRKAFAQPVLD, encoded by the coding sequence ATGGGACGGTTTATTCCTCATCCGGATGATGTGCCCGTTGAATTGACCTTGCTCACACCGGAGTGTATTTCGCGTCAACGGCTGCACACTATCAGCCTCGGCGGCATCGCTTGCAATTACCACCGTGCCTGGCGCCATGGCACCGCGCTGCAAGTGCGCATGCCGACCCTCAATGCCGACATCTGTTATCCGGGCTACGTGGCCTGGTGCCTGCGACGCAAGAAAGGCTATCTGGTGGGCATCGCCTTCACCGACGAACAGACGCTGTTCAGCGCGCGAATGGGTGAGCAGGTGTGTCAGATCGAGCGCTATTGCCGACTCAACGACGCCCACGACGATCTCCAGGATATTCAGGCCCTGGCCCTGCAATGGGTCGAACAACACGCCGACGAGTTCTCCCACGACACCGTTCGCAAAGCTTTTGCGCAGCCAGTGCTGGACTGA
- the oprI gene encoding outer membrane lipoprotei OprI, with product MNNVLKFSALALAAVLATGCSSASKETEARLTATEDAAARSQARADEAYRKADEALAAAQKAQQTADEANERALRMLEKASRK from the coding sequence ATGAACAACGTTCTGAAATTCTCTGCTCTGGCTCTGGCCGCAGTTCTGGCTACCGGTTGCAGCAGCGCATCGAAAGAAACCGAAGCACGTCTGACCGCTACTGAAGACGCAGCTGCTCGCTCCCAGGCTCGTGCAGACGAAGCTTACCGTAAAGCTGATGAAGCTCTGGCTGCTGCTCAAAAAGCACAACAGACTGCTGACGAAGCTAACGAGCGTGCTCTGCGCATGCTGGAAAAAGCTAGCCGCAAGTAA
- a CDS encoding ABC transporter permease, with product MARLPLLRLFSLALRQLMRDARAGELRVLFFALVVAVAASTAIGYFGARLNGAMMLRATEFLGADLSLEGSSPARPEQIRSGTELRLDHAQVVEFSSVIATDNGIQLSSIKAVDRAYPLRGELKSAPAPYATEEAGGEPQPGEAWVEARLLTALDLKIGDSIDVGMKTLKLTRVLTYEPDRAGNFYSLTPRVMINLDDLAATGVVQPGSRVSYRELWRGEPQALETYRQLIKPGLAANQRIQDARDGNRQIGGALGKAERYLNMASLVAVLLAGVAVALSANRFASRRFDASALLRCLGLSRRETLVLFSLQLTVLGLLASLSGAVLGWLAQLGLFALLHDLLPTDVPPGGLLPALAGIGTGLVALAGFALPPLAALGRVPPLRVLRRDMLPIPSSTWMVYGAALGALGLIMWRLSLDLLLTFALLGGGVVAALVLGGLLLLLLQSLRRLLARASLPWRLGLGQLLRHPLAAAGQSLAFGLILLSMALIALLRGELLDTWQNQLPKNAPNYFALNILPADKQAFTDHLINVSAQAAPLYPVVPGRLISINGEAVQQIVSKDSAGDRAIQRDLSLTWAADLPAGNKITAGSWWTGQPSDDVPGVSVEGKVAESLKLKLGDHMVFSVGGVNREAKVTSLREINWDNFQPNFFMIFQPGTLKDLPATYLTSFYLAPGHDQQIVELSRAFPAVTILQVEALLEQLRSILAQVTLAVEYVLLFVLAAGMAVLFSGLQATLDERIRQGALLRALGAERQLLIKARRIEFGLLGAVSGLLAAIGSEVVSLVLYRFAFDLPWHPHPWLLLLPLIGAALIGGAGVFGTRRALNASPLTVLREG from the coding sequence ATGGCACGTCTGCCGCTGTTGCGTCTGTTCAGTCTCGCCCTGCGCCAACTGATGCGCGATGCCCGCGCCGGTGAACTGCGGGTGCTGTTTTTCGCCTTGGTCGTGGCAGTGGCGGCGAGTACCGCGATCGGCTATTTCGGCGCCCGCCTCAACGGCGCGATGATGCTACGCGCCACCGAGTTTCTCGGCGCCGACCTGTCGCTCGAAGGCAGTTCGCCGGCCCGGCCGGAACAGATCCGGAGCGGCACCGAGCTGCGTCTGGATCATGCGCAGGTGGTGGAGTTTTCCAGCGTCATCGCCACGGACAACGGGATTCAGCTCTCCAGTATCAAAGCCGTCGACCGCGCCTATCCCCTGCGCGGCGAGCTGAAAAGCGCCCCCGCCCCTTACGCGACGGAAGAAGCCGGGGGCGAGCCGCAGCCCGGTGAAGCCTGGGTTGAAGCGCGCCTGCTGACAGCGCTGGACCTGAAAATCGGCGACAGCATCGACGTCGGCATGAAAACGCTGAAACTGACGCGAGTGCTGACCTATGAACCGGATCGCGCCGGCAACTTCTACAGCCTCACGCCACGCGTAATGATCAACCTCGACGACCTCGCCGCGACCGGCGTGGTGCAACCCGGCAGTCGGGTGAGCTACCGCGAACTCTGGCGCGGTGAGCCGCAAGCGCTGGAAACCTATCGCCAACTGATCAAACCGGGCCTCGCCGCCAACCAGCGTATTCAGGATGCCCGCGATGGCAATCGGCAGATCGGCGGCGCACTGGGCAAGGCCGAACGCTATCTGAACATGGCCAGTCTGGTGGCCGTGCTTTTGGCCGGTGTCGCGGTGGCGTTGTCGGCCAACCGCTTTGCCAGTCGGCGTTTCGATGCCAGCGCCCTGCTCCGTTGCCTGGGCCTGTCGCGCCGGGAAACCCTGGTGCTGTTCAGTCTGCAATTGACGGTGCTCGGCCTGCTCGCCAGCCTCAGTGGCGCCGTGCTCGGCTGGCTCGCGCAATTGGGATTGTTCGCGCTGCTGCATGATCTGCTGCCGACCGACGTACCGCCGGGTGGCTTGCTGCCGGCGCTGGCCGGCATCGGCACCGGGCTGGTGGCACTGGCCGGTTTCGCCCTGCCGCCGCTCGCTGCCTTGGGCCGCGTGCCGCCGCTGCGGGTATTGCGTCGGGACATGCTGCCGATTCCGTCGAGCACCTGGATGGTCTACGGCGCGGCACTCGGTGCGCTCGGGCTGATCATGTGGCGCCTGAGCCTGGACCTGCTGCTGACGTTCGCCCTGCTCGGCGGCGGTGTGGTCGCCGCGCTGGTGCTCGGCGGCTTGCTGCTGTTGCTGCTGCAAAGCCTGCGTCGCCTGCTCGCGCGCGCGTCCCTGCCGTGGCGTCTCGGGCTGGGTCAGCTGTTGCGCCATCCTTTGGCGGCCGCCGGCCAGTCATTGGCTTTCGGGCTGATCCTGCTGTCCATGGCGTTGATTGCCTTGCTGCGCGGCGAACTGCTCGACACCTGGCAGAACCAGTTGCCGAAAAATGCCCCCAACTATTTCGCCCTGAACATCCTGCCGGCGGACAAACAGGCCTTCACCGATCACCTGATCAATGTCTCGGCCCAGGCCGCGCCGCTGTATCCGGTGGTACCGGGACGCCTGATCAGCATCAATGGCGAAGCGGTGCAGCAGATTGTCAGCAAGGATTCGGCCGGCGACCGCGCCATCCAGCGCGACCTGAGCCTGACCTGGGCCGCTGATCTGCCGGCGGGCAACAAAATCACCGCTGGTTCGTGGTGGACCGGCCAACCTTCGGACGATGTTCCGGGCGTCTCGGTGGAAGGCAAAGTGGCCGAAAGCCTCAAGCTCAAACTGGGCGATCACATGGTGTTCAGCGTCGGTGGAGTCAATCGCGAAGCGAAGGTCACCAGCCTGCGGGAGATCAACTGGGACAACTTCCAGCCGAACTTCTTCATGATCTTCCAGCCCGGCACCCTGAAGGATCTGCCGGCGACCTACCTGACCAGCTTCTATCTGGCCCCCGGTCACGATCAGCAGATTGTCGAGCTGTCGCGAGCGTTCCCGGCGGTGACCATCCTGCAGGTCGAAGCCTTGCTCGAACAGCTGCGCAGCATCCTCGCCCAGGTCACCCTGGCGGTGGAGTATGTGTTGTTGTTTGTGTTGGCGGCGGGGATGGCGGTGTTGTTTTCCGGGTTGCAGGCAACGCTGGATGAACGCATTCGCCAGGGTGCGCTGTTGCGTGCGCTGGGTGCCGAGCGGCAGTTGCTGATCAAGGCGCGACGCATCGAGTTCGGTTTACTCGGCGCGGTCAGCGGATTGCTCGCGGCGATCGGTTCGGAAGTGGTGAGTCTGGTGCTGTATCGCTTCGCCTTCGACCTGCCATGGCATCCCCATCCGTGGTTGCTGCTGTTGCCGTTGATCGGCGCGGCGCTGATCGGTGGCGCCGGGGTGTTCGGCACGCGGCGTGCGCTGAACGCCAGCCCGCTGACAGTGTTGCGCGAGGGTTGA
- the cysB gene encoding HTH-type transcriptional regulator CysB has translation MKLQQLRYIWEVAHHDLNVSATAQSLYTSQPGISKQIRLLEDELGVEVFARSGKHLTRVTPAGERIITTAGEILRKVESIKQIAQEFSNEKKGTLSIATTHTQARYALPPVISNFIKQYPDVALHMHQGSPMQIAEMAADGTVDFAIATEALELFGDLVMMPCYRWNRCVVVPQGHPLTKLPKLTLEALAEYPIVTYVFGFTGRSKLDEAFSHRGLTPKVVFTAADADVIKTYVRLGLGVGIVAKMAVDTKLDNDLVVLDASELFESSVTKIGFRRGTFLRGFMCDFIEKFAPHLTRDVMAKAIQCHNKQELEELFEGVELPVH, from the coding sequence ATGAAGCTTCAACAATTGCGCTACATCTGGGAAGTGGCGCACCACGACCTCAACGTTTCCGCTACAGCCCAAAGCCTCTACACCTCGCAACCGGGCATCAGTAAACAGATCCGTCTGCTGGAAGACGAACTGGGCGTCGAAGTATTCGCCCGCAGCGGCAAGCACCTGACCCGCGTGACTCCGGCCGGCGAGCGCATCATCACCACCGCCGGTGAGATTCTGCGCAAGGTCGAAAGCATCAAGCAGATCGCCCAGGAGTTCTCCAACGAGAAGAAGGGCACCCTGTCGATCGCCACCACCCACACCCAGGCGCGTTATGCACTGCCGCCGGTGATCAGCAATTTCATCAAGCAATACCCGGACGTGGCGCTGCACATGCACCAGGGTTCGCCGATGCAGATCGCCGAGATGGCCGCTGACGGCACCGTCGATTTCGCCATTGCCACCGAAGCGCTGGAGCTGTTCGGCGATCTGGTGATGATGCCGTGCTACCGCTGGAACCGTTGCGTGGTCGTGCCTCAGGGCCACCCGCTGACCAAACTGCCGAAGCTGACCCTCGAAGCGCTGGCCGAATACCCGATCGTGACTTACGTGTTCGGTTTCACCGGTCGTTCGAAACTCGACGAAGCCTTCAGCCATCGCGGCCTGACGCCGAAAGTGGTGTTCACCGCCGCCGACGCCGACGTGATCAAAACCTACGTGCGCCTGGGCCTGGGCGTTGGCATCGTGGCGAAAATGGCGGTCGACACCAAACTGGATAACGATCTGGTGGTGCTCGATGCCAGCGAACTGTTCGAGTCCAGCGTGACCAAGATCGGTTTCCGTCGCGGCACCTTCCTGCGTGGCTTCATGTGCGACTTCATCGAAAAATTCGCGCCGCACCTGACCCGTGATGTCATGGCCAAGGCCATTCAGTGCCACAACAAGCAGGAACTGGAAGAGCTGTTCGAAGGCGTCGAACTGCCGGTTCACTAA
- a CDS encoding GNAT family N-acetyltransferase has translation MSEALSIHHDQAGHQFETNVDGHRAYLTYMDLGKQTLDIYRTFVPNALRGRGIAAALTERALQYADEMGYTVIPSCSYVERYMERHQRRTAKI, from the coding sequence ATGAGCGAGGCGTTGTCCATCCACCATGACCAGGCTGGTCATCAGTTCGAGACCAATGTGGACGGTCATCGTGCCTACCTGACCTATATGGATCTGGGGAAACAGACCCTGGATATCTACCGCACCTTCGTGCCCAACGCCTTGCGTGGCCGAGGCATCGCGGCGGCCCTGACCGAGCGGGCGTTGCAGTACGCCGATGAAATGGGCTACACGGTCATTCCATCGTGCTCCTACGTGGAGCGTTACATGGAGCGTCATCAGCGGCGCACCGCCAAGATCTGA
- a CDS encoding 5'-nucleotidase, with protein MAKNIDDKLVLAISSRALFDLSESHKVYESSGVEAYRQYQIDHEDEILAPGDAFPLVEKLLNLNSRLGRARVEVILVSRNSADTGLRVFNSIGHYGLAISRAAFVGGRSPYPYLKAFGCDLFLSTHAEDVRAALDAGFAAATILSGGASRAASDELRIAFDGDAVLFSDESERVYQSGGLEAFQAKERESAREPLRGGPFKGFLAALNLLQREFSDEECPIRTALVTARSAPAHERVIRTLREWDIRLDESLFLGGLTKSAFLEAFAADVFFDDQAGHCELAREVVATGHVPHGISNEPAV; from the coding sequence ATGGCCAAGAACATCGATGACAAACTGGTGCTGGCGATTTCGTCCCGTGCCCTGTTCGACCTGAGCGAAAGTCACAAGGTGTATGAGTCGAGTGGCGTGGAAGCCTACCGGCAATATCAGATCGATCACGAAGACGAAATTCTTGCGCCGGGCGATGCTTTTCCGCTGGTGGAAAAACTCCTCAACCTCAACAGTCGCCTCGGCCGCGCCCGGGTCGAGGTGATTCTGGTGTCGCGCAACAGCGCCGACACCGGCCTGCGCGTTTTCAACTCCATTGGTCATTACGGCCTGGCAATCTCCCGCGCGGCGTTTGTCGGCGGGCGCAGTCCTTATCCGTATCTGAAGGCCTTTGGTTGCGACCTGTTTCTCTCCACCCACGCCGAAGATGTGCGCGCCGCACTGGATGCCGGTTTCGCAGCGGCGACCATTCTGTCCGGCGGCGCCAGTCGCGCGGCCAGCGATGAATTGCGCATCGCCTTCGACGGTGACGCGGTGCTGTTTTCCGACGAGTCGGAACGCGTCTATCAATCCGGTGGACTCGAAGCCTTCCAGGCCAAGGAGCGTGAGTCCGCGCGCGAACCGTTGCGCGGCGGACCGTTCAAGGGTTTTCTGGCGGCGCTCAATCTGTTGCAGCGCGAGTTCTCCGACGAGGAGTGCCCGATCCGCACCGCATTGGTCACCGCGCGTTCGGCGCCGGCCCACGAGCGGGTGATCCGCACCTTGCGCGAGTGGGACATTCGTCTGGACGAATCGCTGTTTCTCGGTGGCCTGACCAAATCGGCGTTCCTCGAAGCCTTTGCCGCCGACGTGTTTTTCGACGATCAGGCCGGTCACTGCGAGCTGGCCCGGGAAGTCGTGGCGACCGGTCACGTGCCCCACGGCATCAGCAACGAACCGGCGGTCTAA
- a CDS encoding putative 2-dehydropantoate 2-reductase, whose protein sequence is MMGAVNKPVVGIIGTGAIGGFYGVMLARAGFDVHFLLRSEFSAVAERGLQVDSAVHGALTLNPVQAYSSAEDMPPCDWLLVGAKTTSNAGLAPSIIQAAKPDAKVLVLQNGLDVEDSLRALLPDSLHLLGGLCLICVHREGAGQITHQALGAVNVGYHSGPAPDDAVRMAIVEEGAGLFRAAGLDSQAMPNLHQARWQKLVWNIPYNGLSVLLGASTTPLMADTDSRALIQALMAEVVQGAKACGHDMPPGYAEYLFMMTEKMPDYWPSMYHDFLHKRPLELEAIYARPLAAAKAAGCELPRIESLYRTLSFIDRRNV, encoded by the coding sequence GTGATGGGAGCAGTCAACAAACCGGTGGTGGGGATTATCGGCACCGGCGCCATCGGAGGGTTTTACGGGGTGATGCTGGCCCGGGCCGGGTTCGATGTGCACTTTCTGTTGCGCAGTGAATTTTCCGCGGTTGCCGAGCGCGGCTTGCAGGTGGACAGTGCCGTGCATGGCGCATTGACGCTGAACCCGGTGCAGGCTTATTCGTCGGCAGAAGACATGCCGCCCTGCGACTGGCTGTTGGTCGGCGCCAAGACCACCAGCAATGCCGGGCTGGCACCGTCGATCATTCAGGCGGCGAAACCCGACGCGAAAGTGCTGGTGCTGCAAAACGGCCTTGATGTCGAAGACAGCCTGCGTGCGCTGTTGCCCGATTCCCTGCATTTGCTGGGCGGCTTGTGCCTGATCTGCGTCCACCGTGAAGGGGCGGGGCAAATCACTCACCAGGCGCTGGGGGCGGTGAACGTCGGTTATCACAGCGGCCCGGCACCGGATGACGCGGTGCGCATGGCAATCGTCGAGGAGGGCGCCGGCCTGTTCCGGGCCGCCGGTCTCGACTCGCAGGCGATGCCGAACCTGCATCAGGCGCGCTGGCAGAAACTGGTGTGGAACATTCCCTACAACGGGCTTTCGGTGTTGCTCGGTGCCAGCACCACACCGTTGATGGCCGACACTGACAGCCGGGCATTGATTCAGGCGCTGATGGCTGAGGTGGTGCAGGGCGCCAAGGCCTGCGGTCACGACATGCCGCCCGGTTACGCCGAATACCTGTTCATGATGACCGAGAAAATGCCCGACTATTGGCCGAGCATGTACCACGACTTTTTGCACAAACGACCGCTGGAGCTGGAGGCGATCTACGCTCGTCCTTTGGCAGCGGCAAAAGCGGCAGGCTGCGAGTTACCGCGTATCGAATCGTTGTATCGCACATTGAGCTTTATCGACCGGCGCAACGTTTAA
- a CDS encoding 3-deoxy-7-phosphoheptulonate synthase produces MADLPINDLNVASNETLITPDQLKRDIPLSDAALRTVTKGREVIRNILDGTDHRLFVVIGPCSIHDIKAAHEYADRLKVLAAEVSDTLYLVMRVYFEKPRTTVGWKGLINDPYLDDSFKIQDGLHIGRQLLLDLAEKGLPTATEALDPISPQYLQDLISWSAIGARTTESQTHREMASGLSSAVGFKNGTDGGLTVAINALQSVSSPHRFLGINQEGGVSIVTTKGNAYGHVVLRGGNGKPNYDSVSVALCEQALNKAKIKPNIMVDCSHANSNKDPALQPLVMENVANQILEGNQSIIGLMVESHLNWGCQAIPKDLADLQYGVSITDACIDWSATENTLRSMHAKLKDVLPKRQRG; encoded by the coding sequence ATGGCTGATTTACCGATCAACGACCTGAACGTCGCTTCCAACGAGACCCTGATCACTCCTGATCAGCTCAAGCGTGATATCCCTCTGAGCGACGCTGCCCTGCGCACCGTCACCAAGGGTCGCGAAGTCATCCGCAACATTCTCGATGGCACCGACCATCGCCTGTTCGTGGTGATCGGCCCCTGCTCGATCCACGACATCAAGGCTGCCCACGAATATGCCGATCGCCTGAAAGTGCTGGCGGCAGAAGTTTCGGACACCCTGTATCTGGTCATGCGCGTGTATTTCGAGAAGCCACGGACCACCGTCGGCTGGAAAGGCCTGATCAACGACCCGTACCTGGATGACTCGTTCAAGATCCAGGACGGTCTGCACATCGGTCGCCAGTTGCTGCTGGACCTGGCCGAGAAAGGCCTGCCGACCGCGACCGAAGCCCTTGATCCGATCTCCCCGCAGTATCTGCAGGACCTGATCAGTTGGTCGGCCATCGGCGCGCGAACCACCGAATCCCAGACCCACCGCGAAATGGCTTCCGGCCTGTCCTCGGCGGTCGGCTTCAAGAACGGCACCGACGGCGGCCTGACCGTGGCGATCAACGCCTTGCAGTCGGTTTCCAGCCCGCACCGTTTCCTGGGTATCAACCAGGAAGGTGGCGTGTCGATCGTCACCACCAAAGGCAACGCCTACGGTCACGTGGTGCTGCGTGGCGGCAACGGCAAGCCGAACTACGATTCGGTCAGCGTCGCCCTGTGCGAGCAGGCGCTGAACAAGGCCAAGATCAAGCCGAACATCATGGTCGATTGCAGCCACGCCAACTCCAACAAGGACCCGGCCCTGCAACCGCTGGTGATGGAGAACGTTGCCAACCAGATCCTCGAAGGCAACCAGTCGATCATCGGCCTGATGGTCGAGAGTCACCTGAACTGGGGCTGCCAGGCGATCCCGAAAGATCTCGCCGACCTGCAATACGGCGTGTCGATCACCGATGCCTGCATCGACTGGTCCGCTACCGAAAACACCTTGCGCAGCATGCACGCCAAGCTCAAGGATGTACTGCCGAAACGTCAGCGCGGCTGA
- a CDS encoding thioredoxin family protein — protein MSTDSLCRPFDIVSPSIVVESQLTDFDADQRLLAMNGVSLVIFTSVGCASCRYAREVLPGLDLAVDRVCWIDAGDNGGLVERYQVFHLPALFVVRNGEFFGAVHTRLNVDELNAAVAQALGRIAEELP, from the coding sequence ATGAGCACAGACTCCCTGTGTCGGCCATTTGACATTGTTTCCCCCAGTATAGTGGTCGAATCGCAGCTGACCGATTTTGACGCCGACCAACGGCTGCTGGCGATGAACGGCGTTTCGCTGGTGATTTTCACCAGCGTCGGCTGCGCCAGTTGCCGCTATGCCCGCGAAGTGTTGCCGGGGCTCGATCTGGCCGTCGATCGCGTGTGCTGGATCGATGCCGGTGACAACGGCGGGCTTGTCGAGCGTTATCAGGTCTTTCATTTGCCGGCACTCTTTGTGGTGCGCAACGGCGAGTTCTTTGGGGCAGTGCACACGCGCCTGAATGTCGATGAGCTGAACGCAGCCGTGGCGCAGGCGCTGGGTCGAATTGCAGAGGAGTTGCCGTGA
- a CDS encoding L,D-transpeptidase family protein, giving the protein MLPRFPAVTRCLSLAALCVAGPVAALEFPLPPPGEDIIGQVQVIKAKYEDTFADLGTTYDLGYSEMVAANPGVDAWLPGAGTEVVLPTRFILPPGPREGIVINLAEYRLYYYPKGRNVVYTFPLGIGREGWGSPIAHTTITAKTPNPTWTPPASIKAEHAADGDPLPNVVPAGPDNPLGPFKFTLGTPGYLIHGSNKKFGIGMRTSHGCFRMFNNNVLEMASMVPVGTSVRILNDAYKFGRSGGKIYLEAHTPIDDKGNPSVVDKHTAVINAMLKREDITNNLRMDWDVVRDVVAAEDGLPTEIGTPNTSAPMVSSAPIDLQQ; this is encoded by the coding sequence ATGTTGCCGCGTTTTCCTGCCGTCACCCGCTGCCTGTCTCTTGCCGCCCTGTGTGTGGCCGGTCCCGTTGCCGCACTGGAGTTTCCACTGCCACCGCCTGGTGAGGACATCATCGGCCAGGTGCAGGTGATCAAGGCCAAGTACGAAGACACCTTTGCCGATCTGGGCACCACCTACGATCTGGGCTATTCGGAAATGGTCGCGGCCAACCCGGGCGTCGATGCCTGGCTGCCGGGCGCCGGCACCGAAGTGGTCCTGCCGACCCGCTTCATCCTGCCGCCAGGCCCGCGTGAAGGCATCGTGATCAACCTCGCCGAATACCGCCTCTATTACTACCCGAAAGGCCGGAACGTGGTCTACACCTTCCCGCTGGGTATCGGTCGTGAAGGCTGGGGTTCGCCGATTGCCCACACCACGATCACTGCCAAGACACCGAATCCGACCTGGACGCCGCCAGCCTCGATCAAGGCTGAACACGCCGCCGATGGTGATCCGCTGCCGAACGTGGTGCCGGCCGGTCCGGACAACCCGCTGGGTCCGTTCAAGTTTACCCTGGGCACGCCGGGCTACCTGATCCACGGCTCGAACAAGAAATTCGGTATCGGCATGCGTACCAGCCACGGCTGCTTCCGCATGTTCAACAACAACGTGCTGGAAATGGCCAGCATGGTGCCGGTGGGGACTTCGGTACGAATCCTCAACGACGCTTACAAGTTCGGTCGCAGTGGCGGCAAGATCTATCTGGAAGCGCACACGCCGATCGACGACAAGGGCAACCCCTCGGTAGTCGACAAGCACACCGCCGTGATCAACGCGATGCTCAAGCGTGAAGACATCACCAACAACCTGCGCATGGACTGGGATGTGGTGCGTGATGTGGTGGCGGCCGAAGATGGCCTGCCAACCGAAATCGGCACGCCGAACACCTCGGCGCCGATGGTCTCCAGCGCACCGATTGACCTGCAGCAATAA
- a CDS encoding arylesterase encodes MRVWFLSAGLALMCMAQNAAAGTVLIVGDSISAGFGLDTRLGWVSLLEQRLKTEGFDDKVVNASISGDTSAGGQARLPALLAEHKPELVILELGGNDGLRGMPPTQLQQNLASMIDSSRQSGAKVLLLGMQLPPNYGKRYTDAFAEVYGKLAEEKKIPLVPFFLDGVGGHPDLMQADGLHPAAGAQGKLLENVWPTLKPLL; translated from the coding sequence ATGCGTGTGTGGTTTTTGAGTGCTGGCCTGGCCTTGATGTGCATGGCCCAGAACGCAGCGGCGGGTACAGTCCTGATCGTTGGCGATAGTATCAGCGCCGGTTTCGGACTGGATACCCGGCTGGGGTGGGTGTCGTTGCTCGAACAGCGGCTCAAGACCGAAGGTTTTGACGACAAAGTGGTCAATGCGTCCATCAGTGGCGACACCAGTGCCGGAGGCCAGGCGCGGCTGCCCGCGCTGCTTGCAGAGCATAAACCGGAGCTGGTGATCCTCGAGTTGGGCGGCAACGATGGCCTGCGCGGTATGCCGCCGACGCAATTGCAACAAAATCTTGCTTCGATGATCGACAGCTCCCGCCAAAGCGGTGCCAAGGTGTTGTTGCTCGGTATGCAGTTGCCACCCAACTACGGCAAGCGCTACACCGATGCCTTTGCCGAGGTCTACGGCAAACTCGCCGAGGAGAAAAAAATCCCGCTGGTGCCGTTTTTTCTCGACGGCGTGGGCGGTCATCCGGACCTGATGCAGGCCGACGGTCTGCACCCGGCTGCCGGGGCTCAGGGCAAGTTGCTGGAAAATGTCTGGCCGACGCTAAAACCGCTGCTATGA